A stretch of the Halomonas sp. CH40 genome encodes the following:
- the ccoN gene encoding cytochrome-c oxidase, cbb3-type subunit I: MSTALEHPTYNYKVVRQFAIMTVVWGIIGMTLGVILAAQLVWPELNLGLPWTSFGRLRPLHTNAVIFAFGGSALFATSYYVVQRTCQTRLFSDKLAAFTFWGWQAVIVSAVVSLPLGYTTTKEYAELEWPINILIAIVWVTYALVFLMTIKQRKTSHIYVANWFFAAFILTVAVLHIVNNAAIPVTPMYSTSIYAGTIDAMVQWWYGHNAVGFFLTAGFLGMMYYFVPKQAERPVYSYRLSIVHFWALIMVYMWAGPHHLHYTALPNWAQSLGMVMSIILLAPSWGGMINGMMTLSGAWHKLRTDPTLRFLVVALSFYGMSTFEGPMMAIKTVNALSHYTDWTIGHVHSGALGWVAMITIGSMYHLIPRLFGRTEMHSVNLIAVHFWLATIGTVLYIASMWVNGILQGLMWRAINADGTLMYTFVEAVEASAPGYFVRLIGGLFWVTGMLIMAYNVYQTVKRSEAVSQQPMPQAA, translated from the coding sequence ATGAGCACAGCACTAGAACACCCGACCTACAACTACAAGGTAGTTCGGCAGTTCGCGATCATGACTGTTGTGTGGGGCATCATAGGCATGACGCTTGGCGTCATTCTTGCCGCACAGCTGGTATGGCCGGAACTGAACCTTGGCTTACCTTGGACTAGCTTTGGGCGCCTGCGTCCTCTTCATACCAATGCCGTAATCTTCGCCTTTGGCGGCTCGGCACTTTTTGCCACCTCATATTACGTGGTGCAGCGAACCTGTCAGACGAGACTCTTTTCTGACAAGCTCGCGGCCTTTACGTTCTGGGGTTGGCAGGCAGTGATTGTTTCTGCCGTTGTGTCACTTCCGTTGGGCTATACCACTACCAAGGAATATGCCGAGCTGGAGTGGCCGATCAACATCCTGATCGCCATTGTATGGGTCACTTACGCCCTGGTCTTCCTGATGACCATCAAACAGCGTAAAACCTCGCATATCTATGTGGCGAACTGGTTCTTTGCTGCCTTCATCCTGACGGTAGCGGTGCTGCATATCGTCAATAATGCGGCCATCCCCGTTACTCCGATGTACTCAACCTCCATCTATGCGGGCACGATTGATGCCATGGTGCAGTGGTGGTATGGGCACAATGCTGTAGGCTTCTTCCTGACTGCAGGCTTTTTGGGCATGATGTACTACTTCGTTCCCAAGCAGGCTGAACGTCCGGTCTATTCCTACCGCCTGTCGATCGTGCATTTCTGGGCACTGATCATGGTCTACATGTGGGCTGGCCCCCACCACCTGCACTACACTGCATTGCCTAACTGGGCGCAGTCACTGGGCATGGTGATGTCGATCATTCTGCTGGCACCTTCCTGGGGCGGCATGATCAACGGCATGATGACCCTCTCCGGCGCCTGGCATAAGCTGCGCACCGATCCGACCCTGCGCTTCCTGGTGGTTGCCCTGTCCTTCTATGGCATGTCGACCTTTGAAGGCCCGATGATGGCGATCAAGACCGTCAACGCTCTGTCGCACTACACCGACTGGACCATTGGTCACGTACACTCCGGCGCGCTTGGCTGGGTCGCCATGATCACTATCGGCTCCATGTACCACCTGATCCCGCGTCTGTTCGGCCGCACTGAAATGCACTCCGTCAACCTGATTGCCGTGCACTTCTGGCTGGCCACCATCGGCACCGTGCTGTACATCGCCTCCATGTGGGTAAACGGTATTCTGCAGGGCCTGATGTGGCGTGCCATCAACGCGGACGGCACCTTGATGTACACCTTTGTTGAAGCCGTTGAGGCAAGTGCGCCAGGTTACTTCGTACGCTTGATTGGTGGTTTGTTCTGGGTCACCGGCATGCTGATCATGGCCTACAATGTCTACCAGACGGTTAAACGTAGCGAAGCTGTCAGCCAGCAGCCGATGCCACAAGCCGCTTAA
- a CDS encoding heme-binding protein — MQSKAVLTQDDVAKVLDAAQREAERENWAITVAVTDDGGHLLALRRLDGAAPFTADVAANKARSAAIGRKETQVFEEMINGGRTAFVSAPMQALLSGGVPIIVDGQVVGAVGISGVKPDQDVQVAKAAVSVL, encoded by the coding sequence ATGCAAAGCAAAGCTGTATTAACCCAGGATGATGTTGCCAAGGTACTGGATGCTGCCCAACGGGAAGCCGAACGCGAAAACTGGGCGATTACCGTGGCGGTTACCGATGATGGCGGCCATCTGCTGGCCTTGCGCCGCCTGGATGGTGCTGCGCCCTTTACTGCGGATGTAGCGGCCAACAAGGCGCGTAGCGCCGCCATAGGGCGCAAGGAAACCCAGGTATTTGAAGAGATGATCAACGGTGGCCGTACGGCCTTTGTATCTGCGCCCATGCAGGCACTGCTGTCAGGCGGTGTACCCATCATCGTTGACGGCCAGGTAGTGGGCGCTGTAGGCATCTCCGGCGTCAAGCCTGATCAGGATGTGCAGGTTGCCAAGGCTGCCGTCAGCGTGCTCTGA
- the ccoO gene encoding cytochrome-c oxidase, cbb3-type subunit II: MKHDIVEKNVGLLAVLILVAISFGGLAEVVPLFFQKQTTEPVEGLEPLTALELEGRDIYRREGCVSCHSQMVRPFRAETERYGHYSVAGESVYDHNFLWGSKRTGPDLARVGGRYSDDWHRAHMYNPRDVVPESIMPAYPWLFSNRLDGEDTPAKMRALQSLGVPYTDEQIANATAEVNGTQEITALIAFLQQLGTVLEGTR; the protein is encoded by the coding sequence ATGAAACACGATATCGTTGAAAAGAACGTTGGCCTGCTTGCCGTACTGATTTTGGTTGCAATCAGTTTCGGCGGCCTGGCTGAGGTTGTTCCACTGTTTTTCCAGAAACAGACCACTGAGCCGGTCGAGGGGCTGGAGCCCCTCACCGCCCTAGAACTGGAAGGACGTGACATCTACCGCCGTGAAGGCTGTGTCAGCTGTCACTCGCAAATGGTTCGCCCCTTCCGCGCTGAGACCGAGCGCTACGGCCACTACAGCGTGGCGGGCGAGTCTGTCTATGACCATAACTTCCTGTGGGGTTCCAAGCGTACCGGGCCTGACCTGGCACGTGTAGGCGGCCGTTACAGCGACGACTGGCACCGTGCGCATATGTATAACCCGCGCGACGTTGTGCCAGAGTCCATCATGCCTGCCTACCCATGGCTGTTTTCAAACCGGTTGGATGGCGAAGATACACCGGCCAAGATGCGTGCGCTCCAAAGCCTGGGCGTTCCCTATACCGATGAGCAGATCGCCAACGCGACTGCCGAGGTCAATGGAACTCAGGAAATCACTGCACTGATCGCTTTCTTACAGCAACTGGGAACCGTGCTTGAGGGCACTCGCTAA
- a CDS encoding alpha/beta fold hydrolase, whose amino-acid sequence MDNHTPVTLQGVPKKGCLLFAHGAGAGQESDFMRQFATSAAQAGIQLMTFDFTYMQRMNIEGRRRPPAKIEQLVTEMSAWYGSLFAATDQPIWVGGKSMGGRVASLLAAQRQVPGVIIAGYPFHPPRSPDKLRLAHWGDVSAPNLIIQGERDPFGRRDEVAAYSLPANAKVEWLATGDHDFNPLRASGWDQSALIQQATRKAADFMLTHRDVNGVC is encoded by the coding sequence GTGGATAATCATACACCCGTTACCCTGCAGGGGGTGCCAAAGAAGGGCTGTCTGCTGTTTGCCCATGGTGCTGGAGCGGGGCAGGAGTCTGATTTTATGCGGCAATTTGCCACATCAGCTGCCCAGGCCGGTATCCAGCTGATGACCTTTGATTTTACCTACATGCAACGCATGAACATTGAAGGCCGTCGACGCCCGCCCGCTAAAATTGAGCAGCTCGTCACAGAAATGTCAGCCTGGTATGGGTCACTCTTTGCGGCGACTGATCAACCCATCTGGGTGGGTGGCAAATCGATGGGCGGTCGAGTGGCCAGCCTGCTGGCGGCTCAGCGCCAGGTGCCTGGCGTGATTATCGCGGGATATCCGTTTCATCCGCCACGCTCACCCGATAAGCTCAGGTTGGCACATTGGGGAGACGTCTCTGCGCCGAATCTTATTATTCAGGGCGAGCGTGATCCGTTTGGCCGCCGTGATGAAGTGGCTGCCTATTCGCTGCCCGCGAATGCGAAAGTTGAATGGCTGGCAACGGGCGATCACGACTTCAACCCCCTGCGTGCCAGTGGATGGGATCAAAGCGCACTGATTCAGCAGGCGACTCGGAAAGCCGCGGATTTCATGCTGACACACCGTGATGTTAATGGGGTGTGCTAA
- a CDS encoding cbb3-type cytochrome c oxidase subunit 3 produces the protein MDTGTFRGLITLILIIAFLGITWWAYSKRRKPDFEEAANLPFADDDEQPSRDKPAASGDEADSRHDRGDKNT, from the coding sequence ATGGATACGGGAACTTTTCGCGGCCTCATCACGCTGATATTAATCATCGCTTTTCTGGGCATCACCTGGTGGGCCTATTCCAAGCGACGTAAACCAGACTTCGAGGAAGCGGCCAACCTGCCCTTCGCCGATGATGATGAGCAACCGTCCCGTGACAAGCCTGCTGCATCCGGGGATGAAGCAGATTCCCGCCACGACAGGGGAGATAAAAATACATGA